A stretch of the Drosophila sulfurigaster albostrigata strain 15112-1811.04 chromosome 2L, ASM2355843v2, whole genome shotgun sequence genome encodes the following:
- the LOC133849046 gene encoding sarcosine dehydrogenase, mitochondrial yields the protein MWRTGIVQQATRQDLRRLLNRNNSSKTTAAATATQLPQSADVVVIGGGSAGCHTLYHLAKQGVRAVLLERAQLTAGTTWHTAGLLWRLRPSDVDIQLLANSRNMLRQLEAETGLDPGWIQNGGIFIAHNETRLDEYRRLATVGSALGIENQILSPEETQKLFPLLDPKAFIGALYSPGDGVMDPAMLCTALRRAATANGAQVIENCDVQEILVEQGSRGKKVVGVSTPFGNIRTETVVNATGVWGRDLVARHGTHLPLLPMKHAYIVSESIPGVRGLPNIRDHDYSTYFRIQGDAICMGGYEPNPILLDPVAKDFHFGLYELDWSVFETHVEGAHKLCPEYAKYGVKSTVCGPESFTPDHKPLMGPDPNVSGLMHNCGFNSAGMMFGGGCGEQMALWITKGQPDVPMFSFDLRRFTQEQGQATKWIAEKSHESYVKNYSMVFKFDQPLAGRDFQLDPLHEQMLEANAFMEEKQGWERPGFFLGNKEKSAAVLPYDWYGSYEHARHKESNYERILEGDLKYNSFSEHHELIGAEAHACRNNAVLFNMSYFAKLVLEGPQAHKAADWLFSANTKRDPSKTVYTCALNDAGGVEADVTISRLVSGSGQLHDPKFEGKGYYIVAGGASAYYTYSTLLAEMRRKGFNAKLHDVAADLGVISIQGPNSRSILQPLLDCELTDEQLPPNSTTLAKLNGIGLRVLRVSFVGELGYELHVPKQDCVAVYKALKAAGAAQDLRDAGYRALYSLSSEKGYHLWSYDLRSDDTPLEAGLGFTCRKQGDYRGRAAVDRQRSEGLKRRMVYLTLQDQVPIWGLEGVYRNGKPVGVLRRAEYAYTLGKSLGQAYITRSDGQNIDAEYLKAGDYEVDILGKRYKANCHLRSPFDPSGQRVLGNYETNSK from the exons ATGTGGCGCACGGGCATCGTACAGCAGGCAACTCGCCAGGATCTGCGGCGACTTCTCAATCGGAATAATAGTTCAAAgactacagcagcagcaactgcaacgcaGCTACCTCAATCAGCGGATGTAGTGGTAATTGGTGGTGGCTCTGCCGGCTGTCATACGCTCTATCATTTGGCCAAGCAAGGTGTGAGAGCAGTGTTGTTGGAGCGTGCTCAACTCACTGCAGGCACCACATGGCACACGGCTGGACTGCTCTGGCGACTGCGCCCCAGCGATGTGGACATTCAACTGTTGGCCAATTCACGCAACATGTTGCGACAACTGGAGGCAGAAACTGGTCTCGACCCTGGCTGGATACAGAATGGCGGCATCTTTATAGCCCACAACGAAACTCGACTCGATGAGTATCGACGCCTGGCCACAGTTGGCTCTGCGCTGGGCATTGAGAACCAGATACTGTCGCCCGAGGAGACGCAGAAACTGTTTCCGCTGCTCGATCCCAAGGCGTTCATAGGTGCACTCTATTCGCCTGGCGATGGAGTCATGGATCCCGCCATGTTGTGCACAGCATTGCGTCGCGCAGCAACCGCAAATGGCGCCCAGGTGATTGAGAACTGTGATGTGCAGGAGATACTCGTGGAGCAGGGATCGCGAGGCAAGAAGGTTGTGGGTGTTTCAACGCCCTTTGGCAACATACGCACAGAGACGGTGGTGAATGCAACCGGCGTGTGGGGTCGCGATCTAGTTGCACGACATGGCACCCATCTGCCGTTGCTGCCCATGAAGCATGCCTACATTGTGTCCGAGTCCATACCGGGTGTGCGTGGTTTACCCAACATCAGAGATCACGACTACTCCACCTACTTCCGCATTCAGGGCGATGCCATCTGCATGGGCGGCTATGAACCCAATCCCATACTGCTTGATCCTGTGGCCAAGGACTTTCACTTTGGCCTCTACGAGTTAGATTGGTCCGTCTTCGAAACGCATGTCGAGGGCGCCCACAAATTGTGCCCAGAGTACGCCAAGTATGGCGTGAAGAGCACAGTGTGTGGTCCGGAATCCTTTACGCCCGATCACAAGCCGCTTATGGGCCCCGATCCCAATGTCTCGGGTCTCATGCACAACTGTGGCTTCAATTCGGCTGGAATGATGTTTGGCGGCGGCTGTGGTGAGCAGATGGCGCTGTGGATCACCAAGGGACAGCCGGATGTGCCCATGTTTAGCTTTGATTTGCGTCGCTTCACACAGGAACAGGGACAAGCCACCAAGTGGATAGCGGAAAAGTCGCACGAGAGCTATGTAAAGAACTACAGCATGGTGTTCAAGTTCGATCAACCGTTAGCTGGTCGCGACTTTCAGCTGGATCCGTTGCATGAGCAGATGCTGGAAGCCAACGCCTTCATGGAGGAGAAACAAGGCTGGGAGCGACCTGGTTTCTTCTTGGGAAACAAGGAGAAATCGGCAGCTGTGCTGCCCTATGATTGGTATGGCAGCTATGAACATGCGCGACACAAGGAGAGCAACTACGAGCGCATCCTGGAGGGCGACCTGAAGTACAACAGCTTCTCGGAGCATCACGAGTTG ATTGGCGCTGAGGCTCATGCCTGTCGCAATAATGCCGTGCTCTTTAACATGAGCTACTTTGCCAAGCTGGTGCTCGAAGGTCCGCAAGCACACAAGGCTGCAGACTGGCTCTTCTCCGCCAACACCAAGCGTGATCCCAGCAA GACTGTCTACACTTGTGCGCTGAACGATGCTGGTGGCGTCGAGGCCGATGTGACCATCAGCCGCCTGGTTTCCGGCTCTGGGCAGCTGCATGATCCCAAGTTCGAGGGCAAGGGCTACTACATTGTGGCCGGCGGTGCCTCGGCCTATTACACCTATAGCACGCTGCTTGCCGAGATGCGTCGCAAGGGCTTTAATGCCAAGCTCCACGATGTCGCCGCCGATCTGGGTGTCATTTCCATTCAGGGACCTAACTCCCGCAGCATTCTGCAGCCGCTGCTTGATTGCGAGCTGACGGATGAGCAGTTGCCCCCCAATAGCACCACACTGGCCAAGTTGAATGGCATTGGTTTGCGAGTGCTGCGCGTTAGTTTTGTGGGTGAGCTGGGCTATGAGCTGCATGTGCCCAAACAGGACTGTGTGGCGGTCTATAAGGCACTCAAGGCTGCTGGCGCCGCACAGGATCTGCGTGATGCCGGCTATCGTGCACTCTATTCGCTCAGCAGCGAAAAGGGTTACCATCTGTGGAGCTACGACTTGCGCTCGGATGACACGCCACTCGAGGCAGGCTTGGGCTTCACATGCCGCAAACAAGGCGACTATCGTGGTCGCGCTGCCGTCGATCGTCAGCGCTCCGAGGGTCTTAAGCGTCGCATGGTCTATCTGACGCTACAGGATCAGGTGCCCATCTGGGGCCTCGAGGGTGTCTATCGTAATGGCAAGCCTGTGGGTGTGCTGCGACGTGCCGAATACGCTTACACGTTGGGCAAGTCTCTAGGCCAGGCCTACATCACACGCAGCGATGGCCAGAACATCGATGCAGAATACCTCAAAGCGGGCGACTACGAAGTGGACATTCTGGGCAAACGCTACAAGGCAAATTGCCATCTGCGCAGTCCCTTCGATCCCAGCGGTCAGCGTGTTTTAGGCAACTATGAaacaaatagtaaataa